A single genomic interval of Hevea brasiliensis isolate MT/VB/25A 57/8 chromosome 4, ASM3005281v1, whole genome shotgun sequence harbors:
- the LOC110657961 gene encoding uncharacterized protein LOC110657961 translates to MENEARRYDNDSEEISETESERRESVYAHPVASKRACLWQELERLRAYTLEPWFIASDFNAILRMSERKGCARNRAGVYRVFQDWFENFGLLNLGFKGIRFTWKRGNLQERLDRALCNVVWRQEFPEVWNKTIFGNIFVRKRKLLNRLEGIQRAMERRCTASLLEIEQKVKKELEMVLWQEEVLWFQKSHKEWIQGGDRNTAYFHMKTVCRRRRNRVEMLKNGDGVWVED, encoded by the exons ATGGAAAATGAGGCTCGACGTTATGATAATGATAGTGAGGAAATCTCAGAGACCGAGTCTGAGAGAAGGGAAT CTGTGTATGCTCATCCAGTTGCTTCAAAAAGGGCTTGTTTATGGCAGGAGTTGGAAAGATTAAGAGCTTACACGTTAGAGCCTTGGTTCATTGCTAGTGATTTTAATGCTATCTTGCGAATGTCGGAAAGGAAGGGATGTGCTAGAAATAGAGCTGGGGTGTATAGAGTCTTTCAGGATTGGTTTGAGAATTTTGGTCTTCTAAATTTAGGCTTTAAGGGGATTAGATTTACTTGGAAGAGGGGTAATCTTCAAGAACGATTAGATAGGGCACTGTGTAATGTTGTTTGGAGGCAAGAGTTTCCTGAA GTTTGGAATAAAACTATCTTTGGTAACATCTTTGTTCGTAAAAGGAAGTTGCTTAATAGATTGGAAGGGATACAAAGAGCTATGGAAAGGAGATGTACAGCTAGCCTCTTGGAGAttgaacaaaaagtgaagaaggAGCTTGAAATGGTTTTATGGCAGGAGGAGGTTTTATggtttcaaaaatctcataaggaGTGGATTCAAGGGGGGGATAGAAACACTGCATACTTTCATATGAAAACAGTGTGCCGAAGAAGAAGGAATAGAGTAGAAATGCTTAAGAATGGGGATGGAGTGTGGGTGGAGGATTAA
- the LOC110657933 gene encoding uncharacterized protein LOC110657933, with translation MGCFLGCFGFSSKRKRRKPANRVQPGDHGFGSYEPLDSTSTVLDITGEPINSDSELSKKQKEPLNYKIRKKVSFNLNVQSYEPIPKEESTNNFWESEEEEKKVEISKETAKEGKSPSLSDGDSIVTKMASYPSNYRYRNCINSYDEEDEIAYKESDLDDDEEEDDDFDDDDGSGRDIDDIRISQEEFSEKFMSLSVSSNKRDSLTEFAEENSENLKPIGDLNEGGLKSLGMNRNARARSQYVHSVLNPVENLSQWKAVKAKGMPPVKRQRKENVAALEQQAQKPTPLMQETAVDSSLSNWLFSADSCQSRATSITKSRQETIPSKKSSFDDMPILDITNLEAGQQIKMFKSFIQHIDMD, from the exons ATGGGGTGCTTTCTTGGCTGTTTTGGCTTTTCTTCCAAGAGAAAACGCAGAAAACCTGCCAATAGAGTTCAACCTGGAGACCAT GGATTTGGTAGCTATGAACCTCTGGATTCAACTTCTACGGTTCTTGATATAACAGGGGAGCCCATAAACTCAGACTCTGAGCTCAG CAAAAAGCAGAAGGAGCCATTGAACTACAAAATTAGAAAGAAAGTCAGCTTTAACTTGAATGTGCAGAGTTATGAGCCGATTCCAAAAGAAGAAAGTACAAATAATTTCTGGGAAAGTGAGGAAGAGGAAAAGAAAGTAGAAATTAGCAAAGAAACTGCAAAAGAAGGAAAATCTCCGTCTCTTTCTGATGGCGATTCGATAGTAACAAAAATGGCATCTTATCCATCAAATTATAGATATCGAAACTGCATTAACAGCTATGATGAAGAGGATGAAATAGCATATAAGGAAAGTGACTTGGACGATGACGAGGAGGAAGATGATGattttgatgatgatgatggtagtGGCCGCGATATTGATGATATAAGAATAAGCCAAGAAGAGTTTTCTGAGAAATTCATGTCTTTATCAGTAAGTTCAAATAAGAGAGATTCTTTGACTGAGTTTGCTGAGGAAAATTCCGAAAATCTGAAACCCATTGGCGATTTGAATGAGGGAGGATTGAAATCGCTTGGGATGAACCGAAATGCTAGAGCTAGGAGTCAGTATGTTCATTCTGTGCTGAACCCAGTAGAAAATCTCAGCCAGTGGAAAGCAGTGAAGGCTAAAGGAATGCCACCAGTGAAGCGTCAGAGAAAGGAGAATGTAGCAGCATTAGAGCAACAAGCACAGAAACCCACACCTCTGATGCAAGAAACTGCGGTTGATAGCAGTCTCTCAAACTGGTTATTTTCTGCTGATTCTTGTCAGTCCAGAGCCACATCCATTACCAAGAGTAGACAGGAGACTATaccatcaaagaaaagctcatttgaTGATATGCCCATTTTAGATATCACCAATTTGGAGGCTGGACAGCAAATCAAAATGTTCAAATCCTTTATACAACACATTGATATGGATTGA